From Helicoverpa armigera isolate CAAS_96S chromosome 26, ASM3070526v1, whole genome shotgun sequence, one genomic window encodes:
- the LOC110379941 gene encoding vitellogenin, whose protein sequence is MKLLILTAIIAAVASSPLTQNKSWPWQVGKEYLYDVNTYTVASFDGSNSNGNAFKAQFAVRVVAPGYLLAKLTNSVYAQVQDEKVTFSVLPSDLKYQPVQISDQPIEIFVKGGRVKSFSVPKTLSVAHENLLKGLISALQVDLSPYGHVDNFPNSYDKESFQGIFKKVEADLAGECETLYTVSPVSAEWRREFPNFASEEAPIEVIKSKNYGSCKKRSALYSGVPEGSIWNGIAYENDEQQLLKQTSEARIVASKQGTIYKSEVLNSVFVSPLLYGKQKAQVTSYVKFYLVSVQDSGAEWKKPEGGRSIDSLIFTMSEAMFLPKVSDQSIANSQKLLQEMAPLLQSPSQLPKADFLSKFNILIRHLATFNSEQLTVLSNSVEIARNSKNAAKNAMWIIYRDALAQSGTVAAFQQIKSWVLAQKISGEEAAELISGIGAALRYPTKQVLTEFFEFAINPEVQQLKLVNTSALLAATRFSRNVEDSLYVVESIIPWLSKELKQAAQNGDTVKAQVYIRSLGNLANPEILKVYAPYLDGSIAVSKYLRVQIVASLKTLANLKDENVRAALYSILKNTAEPYEVRVVAILNIFLNEPTAEMMQIMAHMTNDDPSTQVRAVLANGINFAAGLKSPRFSVLAKTAKAVQPFVAKEKFGYRISTDSLIDEYTSEDDFTFFRELAYVGSEDNFFPVYHRTALRTRGTNLNEESQVTLSVSGVQQIIEHIADLIYEPNKAKVDLKYSAKKIAEKLNLKRQKPDPIEGALFLENLNQQKLITFSEADLIAFITSTVENIEKLFNGVDVQYTKILNNKLTYIVFPLASGMPFYYEYNEPLMYSFNGQAKIKVDRNSKSLAGSLQKNIDFTYARNVDGSVGFLDTLNDVYAFAGVINKIQFYIPANLNTVITPGQVKLSFKLPEQDASFVHLSVWPYTTLKKVDAIQAISELPSTKIIKRAEKVVSNEIKFGYLAGVSLLFEGYSYSSDFKSTDLYDTDIVSSIGTLFYPKDIALTEFELKYNAKESTNKDVTVTLFSDTLYNQKQSGELAPAALFKDVSANSQARREEIVKRAATGIESAQVELYDFSAVFEGKKKVEYVLTAAIADSFVDNKFQGVFFLSSWQEQINAVFKVVKPKIAPLNFKEALKNQIKVTYDLDLKFGNQKNIHLQGYSERSETYTEQLQNDPSAQKCLEETNENNTFQRDCYKLIVKAHAPDFFKASISYEDKELTPVAMKSITEYYDIFKSRNSYTEEEDVLRTIENGKLEIEAQFFYEENYANYEFASQYGVLRLNNVEGVAYYPFGFAVYAPITAVERSYNYYYGEQYTPYCVVDSSKIQTFSGRSYDYGLSGSWHVVMVDEANDYGKWTDLVILARRPSEKQEEVYVSYVTEDGKYLELNIKPAGIDVKTNGKKVSEGALTSYWNDEAEAPLLQYYTLAEGVLVFNIKNGAIRIVYDQQRLAIFTDEHRKTTRGVCGQDSTQTRDDYITPYGIVDSPQLYGASFALDGENSDPKTEALKKEAQQKAYQPFVKYTNILSSDSEWSKAKNHSH, encoded by the exons ATGAAACTCTTGATACTGACGGCGATTATCG CCGCGGTAGCGTCGAGCCCGCTCACCCAAAACAAAAGCTGGCCATGGCAGGTCGGTAAGGAGTACCTGTATGACGTGAACACCTACACCGTCGCGTCTTTCGATGGCAGCAACAGCAACGGAAACGCCTTCAAGGCTCAATTCGCCGTCCGCGTGGTCGCTCCCGGCTACCTCCTCGCCAAACTGACCAACTCAGTGTACGCACAGGTTCAGGATGAGAAAGTTACGTTCAGCGTCTTACCTTCCGACCTCAAGTACCAGCCCGTTCAGATCTCAGACCAACCCATCGAGATCTTTGTCAAGGGTGGCCGTGTCAAGTCTTTCAGTGTCCCCAAAACACTCTCCGTTGCTCACGAGAACTTACTGAAGGGTCTCATCAGCGCTCTCCAAGTTGATCTCTCTCCTTACGGCCATGTCGATAACTTCCCCAACAGCTACGACAAGGAATCTTTCCAAGGTATCTTCAAGAAGGTGGAAGCTGATCTGGCTGGTGAATGTGAGACCCTTTACACCGTTTCGCCTGTTTCCGCTGAGTGGCGTCGTGAATTCCCCAACTTCGCTTCAGAGGAGGCACCTATTGAGGTGATCAAGAGCAAGAACTACGGCTCATGCAAGAAGCGTTCTGCTTTATACTCCGGTGTGCCAGAAGGCTCCATCTGGAACGGCATCGCTTATGAAAATGACGAACAACAGTTGCTCAAGCAAACTTCTGAAGCCCGTATTGTGGCGAGCAAACAAGGCACCATCTACAAATCTGAAGTCCTTAACTCAGTCTTTGTCAGCCCTCTCCTTTACGGTAAACAGAAGGCTCAAGTTACCAGTTATGTTAAATTCTACCTTGTCTCGGTCCAAGACAGTGGTGCTGAGTGGAAAAAACCTGAAGGAGGCCGCTCTATCGACTCCCTTATTTTCACTATGAGCGAAGCTATGTTCCTCCCTAAGGTCTCAGACCAAAGTATTGCTAACTCTCAAAAACTGCTCCAGGAAATGGCTCCCCTACTGCAGTCACCCAGCCAACTGCCGAAGGCTGATTTCCTGTCAAAATTCAACATCCTTATTCGCCACTTAGCTACCTTTAACTCCGAGCAGCTGACTGTATTGAGCAACAGCGTTGAAATCGCCAGGAACTCCAAGAACGCCGCTAAGAACGCTATGTGGATCATCTACCGTGATGCTCTCGCTCAATCTGGTACCGTTGCTGCATTCCAACAAATCAAGTCCTGGGTGCTTGCCCAGAAGATCAGCGGTGAAGAAGCAGCTGAGCTGATTTCTGGTATTGGTGCTGCCCTCCGCTACCCTACTAAACAGGTCCTGACTGAATTTTTCGAATTCGCCATCAACCCCGAAGTTCAGCAACTGAAGTTGGTTAACACCTCAGCCCTGTTAGCTGCCACCAGATTCAGCCGCAATGTTGAGGATAGCTTATATGTAGTCGAATCTATCATCCCTTGGCTGTCGAAGGAATTGAAACAGGCTGCTCAGAATGGCGATACAGTCAAGGCCCAAGTTTACATTAGATCACTAGGAAACTTAGCTAACCCAGAAATCCTGAAAGTATACGCTCCATACTTGGACGGCAGCATTGCAGTCAGCAAGTACCTGCGCGTCCAGATTGTCGCCAGCCTGAAGACTTTGGCTAACCTCAAGGATGAAAACGTTCGTGCTGCACTTTACAGCATCTTGAAGAACACTGCTGAGCCCTACGAAGTGAGAGTTGTTGCTATCTTGAACATCTTCCTGAACGAACCCACCGCTGAAATGATGCAAATCATGGCACATATGACCAACGACGACCCTAGCACCCAAGTGCGTGCTGTTTTAGCTAACGGCATTAACTTCGCAGCTGGACTTAAGAGCCCACGCTTCTCTGTACT ggCCAAGACTGCTAAGGCTGTCCAACCTTTTGTTGCTAAAGAGAAATTCGGATACCGCATCTCCACTGACAGTCTTATTGATGAGTACACCAGCGAAGATGACTTCACCTTCTTCAGGGAACTGGCATACGTTGGCAGCGAGGACAACTTCTTCCCTGTATACCACAGAACTGCGCTGAGGACTAGGGGCACTAACTTGAATGAGGAAAGCCAG GTCACTTTGTCCGTCTCAGGCGTGCAGCAGATTATTGAGCACATTGCCGATTTGATCTACGAGCCTAACAAGGCCAAGGTAGACTTGAAGTACTCTGCTAAGAAGATCGCTGAAAAACTGAACCTCAAGCGTCAAAAACCCGACCCCATTGAAGGAGCTCTCTTCCTCGAGAACTTGAACCAGCAAAAACTCATCACTTTCAGTGAAGCTGACCTCATCGCTTTCATTACTAGCACTGttgaaaacattgaaaaacTATTCAATGGTGTCGATGTCCAATACACTAAGATATTGAACAACAAACTGACATACATCGTTTTCCCTCTTGCTTCTGGTATGCCATTCTACTACGAGTACAATGaacctcttatgtactctttcAACGGCCAAGCTAAAATCAAGGTTGACAGGAACAGTAAATCCTTAGCTGGCTCTCTGCAGAAGAACATTGACTTCACTTATGCGAGAAACGTAGATGGCAGTGTTGGTTTCTTGGACACGCTCAATGATGTATACGCTTTCGCTGGAGTCATCAACAAGATTCAATTCTACATCCCCGCCAACCTGAACACCGTGATCACACCAGGACAAGTCAAACTGAGCTTCAAGCTTCCCGAGCAAGATGCTAGCTTTGTTCACCTGAGCGTTTGGCCCTACACTACTCTGAAAAAGGTTGATGCTATCCAGGCTATTTCTGAACTCCCATCGACCAAGATCATCAAACGTGCCGAGAAGGTTGTAtctaatgaaattaaatttggATACTTAGCCGGTGTCTCCCTACTTTTCGAAGGATACTCCTACTCTTCTGACTTCAAGTCGACCGATCTCTACGACACAGACATCGTTTCGAGCATTGGTACACTTTTCTACCCGAAAGATATCGCCCTGACCGAGTTTGAACTCAAATACAATGCTAAGGAGTCCACCAACAAGGATGTGACAGTCACCCTCTTCTCTG ACACATTGTACAACCAGAAACAAAGCGGTGAACTGGCACCTGCTGCTCTCTTCAAGGACGTGTCTGCTAACAGCCAGGCTCGCCGCGAAGAGATCGTCAAGCGCGCCGCCACCGGTATCGAGTCTGCCCAAGTGGAGCTCTACGATTTCAGCGCTGTCTTTGAAGGAAAGAAGAAGGTCGAATATGTCCTCACCGCTGCCATCGCCGACAGCTTCGTTGACAACAAGTTCCAGGGAGTATTCTTCTTGAGCAGCTGGCAAGAACAGATCAACGCAGTATTCAAGGTCGTCAAACCTAAGATTGCTCCTCTCAACTTCAAGGAAGCTTTGAAGAACCAAATTAAGGTCACTTACGATCTTGACTTGAAGTTCGGAAACCAGAAGAACATTCATCTCCAAGGTTACAGTGAGCGTAGCGAGACTTACACCGAACAATTACAAAATGACCCCTCTGCCCAGAAGTGCTTGGAAGAGACTAACGAGAACAACACCTTCCAAAGAGATTGCTACAAGCTAATCGTTAAGGCACACGCTCCCGACTTCTTCAAGGCTTCAATATCTTACGAAGACAAGGAACTGACCCCAGTAGCTATGAAGAGCATTACTGAGTACTACGACATCTTCAAGTCGAGGAACTCCTACACTGAGGAAGAGGACGTTTTGAGGACCATTGAGAACGGAAAACTGGAAATCGAAGCTCAGTTCTTCTACGAAGAGAACTACGCTAACTACGAGTTTGCTTCCCAATACGGAGTGCTCCGTTTGAACAACGTTGAGGGTGTGGCTTACTACCCCTTCGGCTTTGCTGTGTACGCTCCCATTACTGCCGTTGAGCGTTCATACAACTACTACTACGGCGAGCAATACACTC CCTACTGTGTTGTGGACAGCAGCAAGATCCAAACCTTCAGCGGCCGCAGCTACGACTACGGTCTATCCGGCTCCTGGCACGTGGTGATGGTGGACGAGGCcaatgactacggcaagtggacCGACCTGGTCATCCTCGCCAGGAGGCCCAGCGAGAAGCAGGAGGAGGTCTACGTATCATACGT GACTGAGGACGGTAAATACTTGGAGCTGAACATCAAGCCTGCCGGTATTGACGTCAAGACCAACGGCAAGAAAGTTTCTGAAGGCGCCCTCACCTCATACTGGAACGATGAAGCTGAAGCTCCTCTGCTGCAGTACTACACCTTGGCTGAAGGCGTCCTCGTCTTCAACATCAAGAACGGAGCCATCCGCATCGTCTACGACCAGCAGAGGCTCGCCATCTTCACTGATGAGCACCGTAAGACCACCAGGGGTGTCTGCGGACAGGACTCCACTCAAACTCGTGACGACTACATCACGCCTTACGGTATTGTGGACTCTCCTCAGCTATATGGTGCGTCCTTCGCTTTGGACGGTGAGAACAGCGACCCCAAGACTGAGGCGCTGAAGAAGGAAGCTCAACAGAAGGCATACCAGCCCTTCGTTAAGTACACCAACATCCTCAGCTCTGACTCTGAATGGAGCAAGGCTAAGAACCACTCCCACTAA